From one Pristis pectinata isolate sPriPec2 chromosome 14, sPriPec2.1.pri, whole genome shotgun sequence genomic stretch:
- the fjx1 gene encoding four-jointed box protein 1 → MRELLPGLALLCLLGWLSLTSEPGHPSPPAGAKTFRTLLAVSLREREREEEEETTGATRRSRSPPGRAGVELVEQGVFWSERADRSPPAGFSERHVQRWQHRARSSRLVSLEKGCGRLSNRLATFSDGSRACVRYGINPDQVLGETLSFYLSRLLGVRNAPALALSRVNTNADQWARVRREVQAAQWADRPVVSLSEWIGNLSDVVSPLPLRAGARGLHPSADGLANVTERQARELAQWSDLIVFDYLTANFDRLASNLLSLQWDSRVMERSTNNLHRTPKGALVFIDNEAGLVHGYRVLPMWEHYHESLLKTLCIFRKETARRVAELHRSRDAAGQLLALYLASEPLAPQLGFLSEEHAQLLQSRTDRLYQHIMQCKAKYGQ, encoded by the coding sequence ATGAGGGAGCTGCTGCCCGGCTTGGCTCTGCTCTGCTTGCTGGGCTGGCTGAGTCTTACCTCGGAGCCCGGGCATCCCTCGCCGCCGGCCGGGGCGAAAACTTTCCGAACTCTTCTCGCCGTCTCGTTGCGGGAGcgggagcgggaggaggaggaggagacgaCAGGGGCGACGAGGAGGAGCCGCTCCCCGCCTGGACGGGCCGGGGTCGAGCTGGTGGAGCAGGGTGTGTTCTGGAGCGAGAGGGCCGACCGCTCGCCGCCAGCCGGCTTCTCGGAGAGGCACGTCCAGCGCTGGCAGCACCGAGCCCGCTCCTCCCGCCTGGTGAGCCTGGAGAAGGGCTGCGGGAGGCTGTCCAACCGCCTGGCCACCTTCTCGGACGGCAGCCGAGCCTGCGTGAGGTACGGCATCAACCCGGACCAGGTGCTGGGCGAGACCCTCTCCTTCTACCTCTCCCGCCTGCTGGGCGTCCGCAACGCGCCCGCCCTGGCGCTGTCCCGGGTCAACACCAACGCCGACCAGTGGGCGAGGGTGCGGCGCGAAGTGCAGGCGGCGCAGTGGGCGGACAGGCCGGTGGTCAGTCTGTCCGAGTGGATCGGTAACCTGAGCGACGTGGTGAGCCCGTTGCCGCTGCGGGCGGGGGCCAGGGGGCTGCACCCCTCGGCCGACGGTCTGGCCAACGTGACGGAGCGCCAGGCGCGGGAACTGGCCCAGTGGTCCGACCTCATCGTCTTCGACTACCTGACGGCCAACTTCGACCGGCTGGCCAGCAACCTGCTGAGCTTGCAGTGGGACTCCCGGGTGATGGAGCGGTCGACCAATAACCTCCACCGCACGCCCAAGGGCGCCCTGGTCTTCATCGACAACGAGGCGGGGCTGGTGCACGGCTACCGGGTGCTGCCCATGTGGGAGCACTACCACGAGTCGCTGCTGAAGACTCTCTGCATCTTCCGCAAGGAGACGGCCAGGAGGGTGGCCGAACTGCACCGGTCCCGGGACGCTGCCGGCCAGCTGCTGGCCCTGTACCTCGCCAGCGAGCCCCTGGCCCCGCAGCTGGGCTTCCTGTCCGAGGAGCACGCCCAGCTGTTGCAGAGCAGGACTGACCGATTGTACCAACATATCATGCAGTGTAAGGCCAAGTATGGTCAGTAG